The following coding sequences are from one Streptococcus mitis window:
- the plsX gene encoding phosphate acyltransferase PlsX, translated as MKKIAVDAMGGDYAPQAIVEGVNQALADFSDIEVQLYGDEAKIKQYLTATERVSIIHTDEKIDSDDEPTRAIRKKKNASMVLAAKAVKEGEADAVLSAGNTGALLAAGFFIVGRIKNIDRPGLMSTLPTVDGRGFDMLDLGANAENTAQHLHQYAVLGSFYAKNVRGITQPRVGLLNNGTESSKGDPLRKETYELLATDESLNFIGNVEARDLMNGVADVVVADGFTGNAVLKSIEGTAMGIMGLLKTAITGGGLRAKLGALLLKDSLRGLKKQLNYSDVGGAVLFGVKAPVVKTHGSSDAKAVYSTIRQIRTMLETDVVAQTAREFSGE; from the coding sequence ATGAAAAAAATCGCAGTAGATGCCATGGGGGGCGATTACGCACCTCAGGCCATCGTTGAGGGTGTCAATCAAGCCCTAGCTGACTTTTCAGATATCGAGGTTCAACTCTACGGAGATGAAGCTAAAATCAAGCAATATCTGACAGCGACAGAGCGCGTCAGCATTATCCATACGGATGAAAAGATTGATTCAGACGATGAACCTACGAGAGCTATTCGGAAGAAGAAAAATGCCAGTATGGTCTTGGCAGCTAAGGCTGTCAAAGAGGGCGAAGCAGATGCTGTCCTATCGGCTGGGAATACAGGTGCTTTACTAGCAGCAGGATTTTTCATCGTGGGTCGTATCAAGAACATCGATCGTCCTGGGCTTATGTCGACTTTGCCGACTGTAGATGGGAGAGGTTTTGACATGCTGGACCTCGGTGCTAATGCGGAAAATACAGCACAGCACCTCCATCAATATGCGGTTCTGGGTTCCTTCTATGCTAAAAATGTCCGTGGCATTACGCAACCACGTGTTGGCTTGCTCAACAACGGAACAGAGAGTAGTAAGGGAGACCCGCTTCGTAAGGAAACCTATGAATTACTGGCGACTGATGAAAGTTTGAACTTTATCGGAAACGTGGAAGCACGTGATTTGATGAATGGCGTCGCGGATGTTGTTGTGGCAGATGGTTTCACGGGAAACGCTGTGCTCAAATCCATTGAAGGGACAGCTATGGGAATCATGGGTTTGCTCAAGACAGCTATTACAGGTGGTGGTCTTCGAGCGAAACTAGGTGCCCTCCTTCTCAAGGATAGCCTCAGAGGTTTGAAAAAACAACTCAACTATTCAGATGTTGGTGGAGCAGTCTTGTTTGGTGTCAAGGCACCGGTTGTCAAGACCCATGGCTCAAGTGATGCCAAGGCTGTGTATAGTACGATTCGCCAGATTCGTACCATGCTAGAAACAGACGTAGTTGCCCAGACTGCGCGTGAATTTTCAGGAGAATAA
- a CDS encoding acyl carrier protein, whose protein sequence is MTEKEIFDRIVTIIQERQGEDFVVTESLSLKDDLDADSVDLMEFILTLEDEFNIEISDEEIDQLQSVGDVVKIIQGK, encoded by the coding sequence ATGACAGAAAAAGAAATTTTTGACCGTATTGTGACCATTATCCAAGAGCGACAGGGAGAGGACTTTGTCGTGACAGAATCCTTGAGTCTGAAAGACGATTTGGATGCCGACTCAGTGGACTTGATGGAGTTTATCTTGACTCTGGAAGATGAATTTAATATCGAAATCAGTGATGAGGAAATTGACCAACTCCAAAGTGTAGGAGATGTGGTTAAAATCATTCAAGGAAAATAA
- a CDS encoding pyridoxal phosphate-dependent aminotransferase, with protein sequence MDLTKRFNKQLDKIQVSLIRQFDQAISEIPGVLRLTLGEPDFTTPDHVKEAAKRAIDQNQSYYTGMSGLLTLRQAASDFVKEKYQLDYAPENEILVTIGATEALSATLTAILEEGDKVLLPAPAYPGYEPIVNLVGAEIVEIDTTENGFVLTPEMLEKAILDQGDKLKAVILNYPANPTGITYSREQLEALAAVLRKYEIFVVCDEVYSELTYTGEAHVSLGTMLRDQAIIINGLSKSHAMTGWRLGLIFAPAAFTAQLIKSHQYLVTAANTMAQHAAVEALTAGKNDAEPMKKEYIQRRDYIIEKMTALGFEIIKPDGAFYIFAKIPAGYNQDSFAFLKDFAQKKAVAFIPGAAFGRYGEGYVRLSYAASMETIKEAMKRLEEYMREA encoded by the coding sequence ATGGACTTAACTAAGCGCTTTAATAAACAGTTAGATAAGATTCAAGTTTCGTTGATTCGTCAGTTTGACCAGGCTATTTCGGAGATTCCTGGGGTCTTGCGTTTGACCTTGGGGGAGCCTGATTTTACAACGCCAGATCATGTCAAGGAGGCGGCCAAGCGAGCGATTGATCAGAACCAATCCTACTATACAGGGATGAGTGGTCTGCTGACTCTACGTCAGGCGGCCAGTGACTTTGTTAAGGAAAAGTACCAACTGGACTATGCTCCTGAAAATGAAATCTTGGTTACAATTGGGGCGACAGAGGCTTTATCTGCTACTTTGACAGCTATTTTGGAAGAGGGAGACAAGGTGCTCTTGCCAGCTCCTGCTTATCCGGGTTATGAACCGATTGTCAATCTAGTTGGGGCAGAGATTGTCGAGATTGACACGACTGAAAATGGGTTTGTCTTGACTCCTGAAATGTTGGAGAAGGCCATTTTGGATCAAGGTGACAAGCTCAAGGCAGTTATTCTCAACTATCCAGCTAATCCGACAGGAATTACCTACAGTCGGGAGCAGTTGGAAGCTTTGGCAGCTGTTTTACGCAAGTACGAAATTTTCGTTGTCTGTGATGAGGTTTACTCAGAATTGACCTATACAGGGGAAGCCCATGTATCTCTGGGAACTATGTTGAGAGATCAGGCTATTATTATCAATGGTCTATCTAAATCACATGCCATGACAGGTTGGCGTTTGGGTCTGATTTTCGCTCCTGCGGCCTTTACAGCCCAGTTGATTAAGAGTCACCAGTACTTGGTCACTGCCGCAAATACCATGGCTCAACACGCTGCGGTGGAAGCCTTGACGGCGGGTAAAAACGATGCGGAGCCTATGAAGAAGGAATACATCCAGCGTCGAGATTATATCATCGAGAAAATGACTGCTCTTGGTTTTGAGATTATCAAACCAGACGGTGCCTTCTATATCTTTGCTAAGATTCCAGCGGGCTACAATCAAGATTCTTTTGCTTTTCTGAAGGATTTTGCTCAGAAGAAGGCCGTTGCCTTTATTCCTGGTGCTGCCTTTGGACGTTATGGTGAAGGCTATGTTCGCCTATCTTATGCAGCTAGTATGGAGACTATCAAAGAAGCCATGAAACGACTTGAGGAGTATATGAGAGAAGCATGA
- a CDS encoding YeiH family protein, with protein sequence MSFLSKNGAGILACLLISLLAWYLGGFFPVIGAPVFAIFIGMLLHPFLSSHKQLDAGLTFSSKKLLQYAVILLGFGLNISQVFAVGQSSLPVILSTISIALIVAYLFQRFFALDTKLATLIGVGSSICGGSAIAATAPVIHAKEKEVAQAISVIFFFNVLAALIFPTLGTWLHLSNEGFALFAGTAVNDTSSVTATASAWDSLYQTNTLESATIVKLTRTLAIIPITLFLSYWQSREQKNKQGLQLKKVFPLFILYFILASLLTTILTSLGVSSSFFTPLKQLSKFLIIMAMSAIGLKTNLVAMVKSSGKSIILGAICWIAIILTSLGMQTLIGIF encoded by the coding sequence ATGTCATTTCTATCAAAAAATGGAGCAGGCATCTTGGCCTGCCTTCTGATTTCACTACTTGCTTGGTATCTAGGCGGATTCTTCCCTGTGATTGGCGCACCCGTCTTTGCGATTTTCATAGGCATGCTCCTACATCCCTTTCTCTCGTCTCATAAACAACTGGATGCTGGATTGACCTTTAGTTCCAAAAAATTGCTCCAGTATGCCGTTATCTTGCTTGGTTTTGGTCTCAATATCTCGCAGGTCTTTGCAGTCGGACAATCTTCACTCCCTGTCATCCTGTCCACCATCTCAATAGCCTTGATTGTTGCCTACCTCTTCCAGCGCTTCTTTGCACTGGACACAAAACTGGCTACCTTGATTGGAGTGGGTTCTTCTATCTGTGGTGGTTCTGCCATTGCGGCGACAGCGCCCGTTATCCATGCCAAGGAAAAGGAAGTAGCCCAAGCCATCTCCGTTATCTTTTTCTTCAATGTCTTGGCTGCACTCATCTTTCCAACCCTCGGCACCTGGCTTCATCTATCCAATGAAGGCTTCGCCCTCTTTGCAGGAACTGCGGTCAATGATACTTCCTCTGTAACCGCCACAGCCAGCGCCTGGGACAGTCTCTACCAGACCAATACCCTCGAATCCGCAACCATTGTCAAACTCACACGTACTCTGGCTATTATCCCCATCACTCTCTTTCTCTCCTACTGGCAAAGTCGCGAGCAAAAAAATAAGCAAGGTTTGCAACTGAAAAAAGTCTTCCCGCTGTTTATCCTTTACTTTATCCTTGCATCTCTCCTAACTACCATCCTAACCTCTCTCGGTGTGTCCAGTAGTTTCTTTACCCCACTCAAACAACTCTCCAAATTCCTCATTATCATGGCCATGAGTGCTATCGGTCTCAAAACCAATCTGGTAGCTATGGTCAAATCCAGCGGAAAATCTATTATCCTCGGAGCCATCTGCTGGATTGCCATCATCCTCACTAGTCTTGGTATGCAGACCCTTATCGGCATTTTCTAA
- the polA gene encoding DNA polymerase I encodes MDKKKLLLIDGSSVAFRAFFALYQQLDRFKNAAGLHTNAIYGFQLMLSHLLERVEPSHILVAFDAGKTTFRTEMYADYKGGRAKTPDEFREQFPFIRELLDHMGIRHYELAQYEADDIIGTLDKLAEQDGFDITIVSGDKDLIQLTDEHTVVEISKKGVAEFEAFTPEYLMEKMGITPTQFIDLKALMGDKSDNIPGVTKIGEKTGIKLLLEHGSLEGIYENIDGMKVSKMKENLINDKEQAFLSKTLATIDTKAPIEIGLKDLVYSGPDVENLGKFYDEMGFKQLKQALNVSSADVAESLDFTIVDQISQDMLSEESIFHFELFGENYHTDDLVGFAWSYGDKLYATDKLELLQEPIFKDFLEKTPLRVYDFKKAKVLLNRLGVDLQAPAFDSRLAKYLLSTVEDNEIATIASLYGQTYLVDDETFYGKGVKKALPEREKFLEHLARKLAVLVETEPVLLEKLSENGQLELLYDMEQPLAFVLAKMEIAGITVKKETLLEMQAENELVIEKLTQEIYELAGEEFNINSPKQLGVLLFEKLGLPLEYTKKTKTGYSTAVDVLERLAPIAPIVKKILDYRQIAKIQSTYVIGLQDWILADGKIHTRYVQDLTQTGRLSSVDPNLQNIPVRLEQGRLIRKAFVPEWEDSVLLSSDYSQIELRVLAHISKDEHLIKAFQEGADIHTSTAMRVFGIERPEDVTANDRRNAKAVNFGVVYGISDFGLSNNLGISRKEAKAYIDTYFERFPGIKNYMDEVVREARDKGYVETLFKRRRELPDINSRNFNIRGFAERTAINSPIQGSAADILKIAMIQLDKALVAGGYQTKMLLQVHDEIVLEVPKSELADMKKLVKQTMEEAIQLSVPLIADENEGATWYEAK; translated from the coding sequence ATGGATAAGAAAAAATTATTATTGATTGATGGGTCTTCTGTTGCTTTTCGGGCGTTTTTTGCGCTCTATCAGCAGTTGGACCGTTTTAAGAACGCGGCTGGCTTGCATACCAATGCGATTTATGGCTTTCAGTTGATGTTGAGCCATTTATTGGAGCGGGTTGAGCCGAGTCATATTTTGGTGGCTTTTGATGCGGGCAAGACGACCTTCCGTACAGAGATGTATGCGGATTATAAGGGTGGTCGGGCTAAGACTCCTGATGAGTTTCGTGAGCAATTTCCTTTCATTCGTGAGTTGCTGGATCATATGGGGATTCGTCATTATGAGTTGGCTCAGTATGAGGCGGATGACATCATTGGGACGCTGGATAAACTAGCTGAGCAGGATGGTTTTGATATTACCATTGTCAGTGGGGACAAGGACTTGATTCAGCTGACGGATGAGCATACGGTGGTTGAGATTTCCAAGAAAGGTGTGGCTGAGTTTGAGGCCTTTACGCCAGAATATCTTATGGAAAAGATGGGCATTACACCGACTCAGTTTATCGATCTCAAGGCGCTCATGGGTGATAAGTCGGATAATATCCCTGGAGTAACCAAAATTGGTGAAAAGACGGGTATCAAGCTCTTGCTGGAGCATGGCTCACTCGAGGGGATTTATGAGAATATCGATGGGATGAAGGTTTCTAAGATGAAGGAAAATCTCATCAATGATAAGGAACAGGCCTTTTTGTCAAAAACACTGGCGACCATTGATACCAAGGCACCGATTGAGATTGGTTTGAAGGATTTGGTCTATAGTGGTCCAGATGTGGAAAATCTTGGGAAATTCTACGATGAGATGGGCTTCAAACAGCTCAAACAGGCTTTAAATGTGTCGTCAGCCGATGTGGCTGAAAGTTTGGATTTTACTATTGTTGACCAAATTAGTCAAGATATGCTGAGTGAAGAGTCTATCTTCCATTTTGAGCTTTTTGGTGAGAATTACCATACGGATGATTTGGTTGGTTTTGCTTGGTCTTATGGGGATAAACTTTACGCTACAGATAAACTTGAGCTTTTGCAAGAGCCTATTTTCAAGGATTTTCTAGAAAAAACACCTCTGAGAGTTTATGACTTTAAGAAGGCCAAAGTTCTCTTGAATCGTTTGGGTGTGGATTTACAGGCGCCTGCTTTTGATAGCCGTTTGGCTAAATACCTCCTTTCGACTGTGGAGGACAATGAAATTGCGACTATTGCTAGTCTTTATGGTCAGACTTACTTGGTCGATGATGAGACTTTCTATGGTAAGGGAGTCAAGAAGGCCCTTCCTGAACGTGAGAAATTCTTGGAGCATTTAGCTCGTAAGCTTGCTGTTTTGGTCGAAACAGAACCTGTTTTACTTGAAAAACTCAGCGAAAATGGGCAATTAGAGCTTCTTTATGATATGGAGCAACCTCTGGCTTTTGTCCTTGCCAAGATGGAAATTGCTGGGATTACGGTCAAGAAAGAGACCTTGCTTGAGATGCAGGCTGAAAATGAGCTTGTTATTGAAAAACTGACTCAGGAGATTTACGAACTGGCTGGTGAGGAGTTTAATATCAACTCGCCTAAGCAGTTGGGCGTACTTCTCTTTGAAAAATTGGGGCTACCTCTAGAATACACTAAGAAAACCAAAACTGGATACTCGACTGCGGTGGATGTCTTGGAACGTTTGGCTCCTATTGCTCCGATTGTTAAAAAAATTCTTGACTACCGTCAGATTGCTAAGATTCAATCCACTTATGTAATTGGCTTGCAGGACTGGATTTTGGCTGATGGCAAGATTCATACTCGCTATGTGCAGGATTTGACTCAGACTGGGCGTCTGTCTAGTGTGGATCCAAACTTGCAAAATATTCCTGTGCGTTTGGAGCAGGGCCGTCTCATTCGTAAGGCTTTTGTGCCTGAGTGGGAGGATAGTGTGCTACTCAGCTCGGACTACTCGCAGATTGAATTGCGCGTTTTGGCGCATATCTCTAAGGATGAGCACTTGATTAAGGCCTTCCAAGAGGGGGCAGATATTCATACTTCGACAGCCATGCGGGTCTTTGGCATTGAACGTCCTGAGGATGTGACTGCAAATGATCGTCGCAATGCTAAGGCGGTTAACTTTGGAGTGGTTTACGGGATTTCAGACTTTGGTTTGTCTAATAATTTGGGCATTAGCCGTAAGGAAGCCAAAGCCTATATTGATACCTACTTTGAACGCTTCCCAGGTATTAAAAACTACATGGATGAAGTAGTGCGTGAGGCGCGTGATAAGGGCTATGTAGAGACACTTTTCAAGCGTCGTCGTGAGTTGCCAGATATCAATTCGCGCAACTTCAATATTCGTGGTTTTGCAGAGCGGACAGCTATCAACTCTCCTATCCAGGGGTCGGCGGCAGATATTCTCAAGATTGCTATGATTCAGCTGGATAAAGCCTTGGTTGCAGGTGGTTATCAGACTAAGATGCTGTTACAAGTGCACGATGAAATCGTCCTTGAAGTTCCTAAATCGGAGCTGGCAGATATGAAAAAATTGGTCAAACAAACCATGGAAGAAGCCATTCAACTCAGTGTTCCCCTTATCGCAGATGAAAATGAAGGGGCAACCTGGTACGAGGCTAAATAA
- a CDS encoding CoA-binding protein has product MSQEFINPSDGVIRQYLATSKTLAVVGLSDREETTSNRVTKEMQARGYKIIPVNPKAAGGEILGEKAYASLAEIPFPVDIVNVYRRSEFLPDVARDFLKADANIFWAQLGLESLEAEEILRAGGCDDIVMNRCIKREHTRLIEEA; this is encoded by the coding sequence ATGAGTCAAGAATTTATTAATCCAAGTGATGGCGTGATTCGTCAGTATCTCGCAACGAGTAAAACCCTTGCTGTGGTGGGCTTGTCTGACCGTGAGGAAACAACTAGCAATCGAGTGACCAAGGAAATGCAGGCTCGGGGTTATAAAATCATCCCAGTCAATCCCAAGGCGGCGGGTGGCGAAATCTTGGGTGAAAAGGCTTATGCTAGCCTAGCGGAGATTCCTTTTCCTGTAGATATTGTCAATGTTTACCGTCGCAGCGAGTTTTTGCCTGATGTGGCGCGTGATTTTCTCAAAGCTGATGCTAATATTTTTTGGGCACAGCTGGGACTTGAAAGTCTAGAGGCGGAAGAAATCTTGCGTGCTGGTGGATGCGATGATATTGTGATGAATCGTTGCATCAAGAGAGAACATACACGCTTGATTGAGGAAGCATAA
- the recO gene encoding DNA repair protein RecO, whose product MIQSITSQGLVLYNRNFREDDKLVKIFTEQAGKRMFFVKHAGQSKLAPVIQPLVLARFLLRINDDGLSYIEDYHEVMTFPKINSDLFVMAYATYVAALADASLQDNQQDAPLFAFLQKTLELMEAGLDYQVLTNIFEIQILTRFGISLNFNECVFCHRVGQAFDFSFKYGACLCPEHYHEDERRCHLNPNIPYLLNQFQAIDFETLETISLKPEIKQELRQFMDQLYEEYVGIHLKSKKFIDSLADWGQLLKEEKK is encoded by the coding sequence ATGATTCAGTCTATCACGAGTCAAGGCTTGGTGCTCTACAATCGCAATTTTCGGGAGGATGATAAGCTAGTCAAGATTTTTACAGAGCAGGCTGGCAAACGCATGTTTTTTGTCAAACACGCTGGTCAGTCTAAGCTGGCTCCAGTTATTCAGCCCTTGGTGCTGGCTCGGTTTCTCTTACGAATCAATGATGACGGGCTTAGCTACATTGAGGACTATCATGAGGTGATGACTTTTCCCAAGATTAATAGTGATCTCTTTGTCATGGCTTATGCGACCTATGTGGCAGCTCTTGCAGATGCTAGTTTGCAGGACAATCAGCAGGATGCTCCCTTGTTTGCTTTTTTGCAAAAGACTTTGGAATTGATGGAAGCAGGCTTGGATTATCAGGTTTTGACCAATATTTTTGAAATTCAAATCTTGACCAGATTTGGAATCAGCCTCAATTTTAATGAGTGTGTCTTTTGCCATCGGGTCGGTCAGGCTTTTGATTTTTCTTTCAAATATGGAGCCTGCCTCTGCCCAGAGCATTATCATGAGGATGAGAGACGTTGCCATCTCAATCCCAATATCCCTTATCTGCTCAATCAGTTTCAAGCCATTGATTTTGAGACTTTGGAGACCATTTCGCTCAAGCCTGAAATCAAGCAAGAGTTACGCCAATTTATGGATCAACTCTACGAAGAATACGTTGGGATTCACCTAAAATCAAAGAAATTTATTGATTCCCTAGCAGACTGGGGACAATTACTAAAAGAGGAAAAGAAATGA
- a CDS encoding N-acetylmuramoyl-L-alanine amidase family protein — protein MKKSKLLTLGLLAGAGLLLSINQAQAADTWVKNGSDWNLSQDGSLAKNKWVQNAGSWYHFDGSGNMQTGWLKDGNTWYSLADSGAMRTGWYKEGNTWYSLADSGAMRTGWYKEGSTWYYLKDSGAMATGWATANGQWSYFEKSGAMVADRAVPASDGESYVIGKDGYMLTKLPSQVEQDPFDDTVITDIVTLSDGYDYHLVHKKDGVVIEKNAWYIKPIVERFSYQKIGDIKRNTLDAITDNKKPGEEIDPKAVIKNFQNLPNKYYFGADGRKVANLPEFTTHFPIQKVGAELYLKNSSPVISLDSSGLTINDNKLYLRVANDHNGKLVTGYFTMFMDGLLSKDHHILGYADESGEIVKMKVLPNDFRDYIEKGISGFYGETVRYDSSTGNVSVVK, from the coding sequence ATGAAAAAATCTAAACTACTTACACTTGGTTTACTTGCAGGTGCTGGTCTACTTTTGTCTATCAATCAAGCACAGGCTGCAGATACTTGGGTTAAAAATGGATCTGACTGGAATCTTTCACAAGATGGCAGTCTCGCTAAAAACAAATGGGTACAAAACGCAGGTTCTTGGTACCACTTTGACGGTTCTGGTAATATGCAGACAGGCTGGCTCAAAGATGGTAACACCTGGTATTCACTAGCAGATAGTGGTGCTATGCGCACAGGCTGGTACAAGGAAGGTAACACCTGGTATTCACTAGCAGATAGTGGTGCTATGCGCACAGGTTGGTACAAAGAAGGGTCTACATGGTATTACCTCAAAGACAGTGGCGCTATGGCAACAGGATGGGCGACTGCAAATGGTCAATGGTCTTACTTTGAAAAATCAGGTGCTATGGTCGCAGATAGAGCTGTTCCAGCAAGCGATGGGGAAAGTTATGTCATTGGTAAGGATGGTTATATGTTAACCAAACTCCCTAGTCAGGTTGAACAAGATCCTTTTGATGATACAGTTATTACAGATATCGTTACTTTGTCTGATGGTTATGACTATCACCTTGTTCATAAGAAAGATGGAGTTGTTATCGAAAAGAATGCCTGGTATATCAAACCTATTGTTGAACGTTTTTCTTATCAAAAGATTGGCGATATAAAACGAAATACTTTAGATGCCATTACTGATAATAAAAAACCAGGGGAAGAAATTGATCCTAAAGCTGTCATAAAGAATTTCCAAAACTTACCAAATAAGTATTACTTTGGAGCAGATGGACGTAAGGTTGCGAATCTACCAGAATTCACTACTCACTTCCCTATTCAAAAAGTTGGGGCTGAACTTTATCTTAAAAACTCAAGTCCAGTTATTAGTCTAGATTCATCTGGATTAACAATTAATGACAATAAACTTTATCTAAGAGTTGCCAATGATCATAATGGTAAACTTGTAACTGGATATTTTACAATGTTTATGGACGGATTATTATCTAAAGATCACCATATTTTGGGCTATGCAGATGAATCTGGTGAAATCGTGAAGATGAAAGTTTTGCCTAATGATTTCCGTGATTATATTGAAAAAGGAATTTCCGGTTTTTATGGAGAAACTGTTCGATACGACAGTTCAACAGGAAATGTTTCTGTTGTGAAATAA